AAAATGTCAAATGGCGGAGGGAGTAGGATTCGAACCCACGGAGCTTTCGCTCAACGGTTTTCAAGACCGCCGCCTTAAGCCACTCGGCCATCCCTCCGTGAATTGTTTTCTACCTGATGACCTCCATACCGCCCATGTAGGGCCGCAAAACTTCTGGGACTACCACGCTGCCGTCTTCCTGTTGATAATTTTCCAGGATGGCCACCAGGGTTCTGCCCACGGCCAGGGCCGAACCGTTCAGCGTGTGAACGAAACGGGTTTTACCACCTTCCTTGGGTCGGTAGCGGATATTGGCCCGCCGGGCCTGAAAATCCTCAAAGTTGCTGCAGGAGGAAATTTCCCGGAAAACCCCCTGGCCCGGTAGCCAGACTTCAATATCATAAGTTTTGCTGGCTGAAAAGCCTAAATCTCCGGTACATAAATTGACTACCTGGTAATGAATATTCAATTTCTGCAGGATGTTCTCAGCGTTAGCCAGTAATTTTTCCAGCTCATCATAGGAATTATCCGGCGCGGCAAATTTGACCAGCTCCACCTTGTTGAACTGATGCTGGCGAATCAGCCCGCGGGTATCCTTGCCATAGGAACCGGCTTCCCTGCGAAAACAAGGGGTGTAGGCGGTAAAATAAACCGGCAGTTCATGGACTTCAAGAATCTCATTCTGGTATATATTTGTAACCGGCACTTCCGCCGTGGGAATCAGATAATAATCCATTCCTTCCAGCTTAAACAGGTCGTCAGCAAATTTAGGCAGCTGACCGGTTCCGGTCATGCTTGTTTTATTGACAATGAACGGCGGCAGAATTTCGGTGTATCCCTGGTGAGTGGTGTGCTCATCGAGCATGAAATTAATCAGTGCCCGTTCCAGTCGAGCCCCGGCACCCCGATATAAAGTGAATCGGGCCCCGGTTATTTTTGCTCCCCGCTCAAAGTCAAGGATTCCCAACTGTTCTCCCAGGGTCCAGTGGGCCAGGGGTTCAAAACCCATGGAAGGTCGTTTCCCCCAGGTGTGGACTACCGGATTATCCTCTTCACCGCTGCCGACCGGCACGCTTTCATGGGGCATGTTGGGGATCATGTATATCAGGGAATCCAGCTGATCGTCAAGTTTGCTGATCTGGGCATCGAGCTGTTTGATTTCCCTGGATACCTCGCGCATTTCAGCAATCTGATCGCCGGCATCCTGCTTTTGCTTTTTCAGGAGGGCAATGCTGTCCGAGCAGGTATTTCGTTTATTTTTCAATCCTTCGGTTTTAGTTAACAATTGCCGTCGCCGGGTATCGATAGAACGAAATTCGCTCAAATCCAGATCTGTATTTCTGTCCCGTAACATCTGTTCGACGTCATCTATGTTATTACGAATGAATTTGAGCTCAAGCATGTTATCGTCCCGATAAGGTATCAACGTGCCGGTTAAAAAATGAAGGGTATATATACTATCTCTATTTTTCTCTTGTCAATAAATTTCTCGGGATAATGAAAGTTGCTGAACAGGTTATAGTGGTAATCAACCGCTTGTAATTATTGATATCTATGATATTGTATTTTGGGTTTGATCAATCCGTCTTTTTGCTTTACACTAAGATAACAAATAAGATATACTCATCATAGTTGGGGATTTAATTTAGTTTAAACAGAGTGGAGGAGAATGAATTTACCAGGATGGAAAATGGGCGACCGTTTTGTTGACCTTCCCATCATTCAGGGTGGAATGGCGGTGAGTGTGTCGACGGCTGAACTTGCATGCGCGGTTGCTGATGAAGGTGGAATTGGAGTAATAGGGGCTACCGGGCTCAGCATGGAAGAAGTGAAACGCCAGTTGCAGGAAGCCAGGGCGATGACCAAAGGTATTCTAGGCTTGAATATTATGGTTGCGGCTCGAAGCTTCAAAGAAGTGATTTATGAATCGGTGCGGCAGAAGGTTGATGTGATTATTGCCGGGGCCGGCTTTTCCAAAGATGTTTTTGGTATCTGCAAGGAGTGGAAAACTCCCCTGATCACCATGGTCTCCTCCGTTAAAGCGGCAAAATTAGCGGAAAGATTAGGGGCGGCAGCGGTGATTGTCGAAGGCAGGGATGCTGGCGGTCACCTGGGAACCGAAGATAAAACGGAAGATTTATTGCCGGCTATCTGCAAGGCAATTTCAATCCCCGCCATTGCTGCCGGTGGATTTGTCGATGGCAAGGCGATCAGCCGGGTTATGGAAAAGGGGGCGGCCGGGGTCCAGATGGGAACCAGGTTTCTATTAAGTTCCGAGTGTACGGTTCATGATAATTTTAAAGAGTTGCTGCTGAAATCCAAAATCAGTGATCTGGTGCGGATACTAAGCCCGGTGGGATTGCCGGCTAATGCCATCAAGACACCGCTGGTGGAAAAGCTGCTGGCTGGTGATCAGTCGATCAGGCCGGATAAATGCAACGGCTGCTTAAAACATTGCAGCGGCAGTTTTTGCATCCTGGAGGCCCTGAAACGGGCCCGCAACGGTGACTATGAACGGGGGCTGTTCTTTACCGGAAGCAACTTCCCGGCGATTAAAAAGATTTTGTCGGTAAAGGAAATTATCGGCGGCCTGATGGAAGAAGCCAGTGCCCGTATAAATGGAAATGAGCTTTCAGTCAATCCTTGATACTGGATGCTCTCGAATGCTGTATTCGGTGTCCTAACCTGTCGGTCAGTTTGTTGGTGAGGATTTTGGCGGATTTCGGGTCTTTAGCCACAATGCTTATGCCCTGGTAACGTTTGCTCAAAAGTTGATTTTCAGCCTCAGAAATCAGATCAGCCTTGTTGAAAACCAGCATTTTGGGGATATCCTGGAGGTTCAAAGAACTCAGGATATTTTCAACTACCTGGATGTGTTCCTGTAGATGTTCATCGGCGGCATCGACCAGGTGAATTAACAGGTCAGCCTCGTTAAGTTCTTCCAGGGTGGTGCGGAAAGCATCCAGCAAATCTTTAGGCAATCGTTTAATGAAACCAACCGTGTCGGTGATGATGATTTCCTGCTCTCGGGGCAGGCGCAGACGGCGGGTGGTGGGATCAAGGGTAGCAAAGGGAAGGTCTTCTGTAAATACCGAGCTTTTAGTCAACGTATTTAACAGGGTTGATTTTCCGGCATTGGTGTAACCGATAATGGAAACCAGCGGCAGCTGGTTTTTTTTTCTTTTCTTGCGGGCGTTAGCCCGGCTTTTTGCCATTTTCTTAAGCCTTTTTTCCAGGGTGCCGATACGTTCCCTGGTGCGACGCCGGTCAATTTCCAGGGTTGTCTCCCCCGGTCCCCGGCCGCCGATTCCCCCGGTTAAACGGGATAAGGCGGTGGTCTTTTCAGAAATCCATGATAAACGGTATTTAAGCTGTGCCAGTTCAACTTTCAGTTTTCCTTCGCGGCTTTGGGCCCGGCGGGCAAAAATATCCAGGATGAGCAGGGTTCGGTCAATGACTTTCAGGTCTGTTATTTCAGAAATCCTGCGGGCCTGCATTGGCGATAATTCCTGGTTGAAGATCAAGAGATCGATACCCTGTTCCATGGCCGAGATGGTGATCTCCTGGAGTTTTTCCGCTCCGGTAAGCGTCCGTGGGTTTATGCGGCGATTTTGTATGTAGGTTTCAGCTATTTGCACCTGGGCACCCCGGGCCAGCTCCACCAGCTCATGGACGGATTCTTCATGAACATGACGTGGTTCCGGTCCGACACTGATGATGAACGCCCGCTGTTTATCTGCCGCTTTCGTCTGGTGGCTGAACCCGGTGGCAATTTCATTTTCCATCGTTTGAATTAATTGGGAAAATGGCAGACTGATATTGTAGGGGGATATAGGTTCAAGGATTTCATAAGCCGGCTGTTGCCGGTTTTCGCCGGCTTTAAGGTGGGCAAGCTGGAGTGAGGCAGGGAGACCGCTGGCGGTGGTATTGATGACCCCCATCAGATCCAGTCTGAGCATTGCCAGGTCTGTAAGGTCTTCAGTGTCAAGTGGCTGGCTGCCAAGGTGGACATGAATGCAGCGCAAGCCGCGCAACCGGCCATGCCCCAGACGGTATTCATGCAGGGAGGGCAGAGTGATTCTCTGGTGGGTGCCGACGATAACGTGAGTTATGTATCCCCGGCGGTTAATCAGGATGCCAATCTGACGGCCTGTTTCATGTGCCAGGCCGGCCAGATAACGGCATAGCTCTTCACTGATAATCTGTTCCTGATTGAGGTGACGACGGAATATCTTTTCGAGATTTTTAACCTGTTTAGGTTTCAGGCCGGTGAGATTGCCTTCAATAGCTGGCATATATTCTATACTGGGATAAAATTGTCAGAAAATTCAGAAAAATATCCGTTTTATATTTGCTTTTTACCACGAAGACCCAGAGAACACGAAGATTGTTGTCAAATTTAACTCAACTTTCTGACTTGCATCGCCAGGGACATATTGGCAGGATGTTCGGGCTTGGCTCATAGCGATATTCTGCCTTTAGATTAACTTAAGAAAGTTGAGAATATAATCTTTTTTCGCGGTAAACATTCGACTACGTTTTCAGAAAAGATAAAAATACTCTCACAGAGGCACAAAGCCACAGAGAACCCCAGTCACTTGCCCTCTGTGACTCAGTGTCTCTGTGAGAAATAATAAAAATTTGTCAATCTATAGACAAAGTCGAATATTTACTTTTCGCGGTCTGTTTTTTCTTATATCTAGCATAGGAGTTTATTGATGAAAAGTCAACAGCCGGGGATACTCTCTGACCCGGTAAAAGCCGGGAACACGACGGCGGAAAAGTTTTTGCGGCTCCAGGAAGTCATCCGCCGATTGCGTTCTCCCGGGGGATGTCCCTGGGATCGTGAACAGGATTTTGTTTCCATGAAACCGAGATTTCTGGAAGAAGTCTATGAACTGGTCGATGCTCTGGAACAAAATGATTTTGCCGGGATGCGGGAAGAGCTTGGCGATGTTTTTTTTCATCTGCTTTTTATGGTCCTTTTGGGTGAAGAAGGGAATCACTGGGACCTGGATGATGTCCTTGATGGTATTGCTGAAAAACTGATTCGCCGGCATCCCCATGTCTTTGCCCAGTCAGGAACGATTGAAACCAGCTCCCAGGTTCTGACCCAGTGGGACGAGATTAAAAAACAGGTTGAAGGTAAAAATTATCAATCGCTGCTGGACAATGTTCCCCAGACGCTGCCGCCGCTGCAAAAGGCCTATGTTTATGGCAAGAAAGGTCGCAAAGTGGGTTTTGACTGGCAGTCGGCCGTCGAGGTGCTGCCTAAAGTACATGAGGAGCTCCGGGAGCTGGAGGAGGCCATGGCGGGAAATGACCGGAAAGCCATGGCTGAAGAATTGGGTGATCTCTTCCTGGTTTTGACAAGCTTGACAAGGTTGTTAGATTTTGACCCTGAAGGCCTGGTTCGGGCTGCTAACCGGAAGTTTGAGTATCGGTTCAGGGAGATGGAACGGATTGCCGGTGTGCAGGGAAGTTCCCTGGAGCAGTTGAGTCTTGAGGAAAAGGAGATTCTCTGGCAGAAGGCTAAAAAACGTCAAGCACAGGAATCCTCTTGATGTCCTATCTGTTTACTGAGACTATTGCCTGTGAATAAACTGTTCATAAAGGGATTAATCTACGGTAATTATTAAGGAAATATAAATATTCTAAAACCGTTTGAAAAAAATAATAAATAATTACAGTTAGTTACGACCGTACCGGTAAAATAGTAAGTAGTTTAAGGGGTTTTGAACGATTTTCACAGGTCCTGTGGAAAAGCTGTGGATAATTCTATGAAGAATTTGCTAATATTTTTCTATCATATTGAAATTAAGGTGAAATTTTTTGGGGCTTGTAACTATTCAGCACATCTTTATGAAGTGCACTGCTGTGAGCAAAACCGGGACTGTCCCCGAGCCTTTTGGTTTAAAAGGGGACTGTCCCAGGCTTTTGCGGCGTATGCCGACATTGTTTCATCGTCCGTAAACATCTGGGACAGCCCCCGGTGAAGCTGGGGACAGTCCCGAGTTTACTACTTAAGTAGCGATGCAATGTGCTGAATAGCGCCTTCAGACCGCTGTCGCGGCCACATATCTGAAAGCAAATGAAACCATTTACTTGGAAGTTACCGGGGCTTTTCAATACGCGCCTCGCAGTCACAAAAAATTGCGGCGCAATATCAACCCATCTTATCCTTGATTTAAAGCTAGCGCTGAAAAAGCTGTTTGATGAAGTGTAATGAGATTGACAGAGAGTTGGGTTCAATGGTAGTAAGTTGACGATTGGAGACTGCTTTAAACTTGGGTTTCATCGTCAATCATGTTCCCGGCTGAAAAGCCGTTAAAATACGAAAGGAGACGCAGATGAGAAAGTTTAAAAAAGTTTTGATTGCTGTGGACTTTTCCGAAATTACCAGGGATGTGGTCGGGGTTGGGTGCCATTTTGCCCGGGAGTATGGAGCCCAGGTGGATTTTCTCCATGTGGTGGAAGAGGGATTTCTGCTTCTCGGCCTGGACGGCATGGCATTACCGGCTGAAGATCTTGAAAGTATCCAGATGGTGGTGGAAGCCCGTAAAACTGCCGGCCGTGAAAAAATGGAAGAAATGGAAAAAATTGCCCGTAAGTATGATTTGTCCTCCATTAACAGTGCCATTGTTGAAGGTCATCCGGCGACTACCATTGTGGATGAGGCCCATGACCGGCAGATTGATGCTGTTTTTGTGGGTTCCCATGGTTGGTCAGGAATTAAAAGGTTTCTGATGGGCAGTGTGGCCAGCAAGGTGTTGAAAAATGCCAGGTGTTCGGTAATGATAATCCGGCCGGAACGAGAGGAAGTTAAAGAATGATTGATCGCTACACCAGGCCCGAGATGGGAGAAATCTGGAGCGAAGAAAATAAGTATCGTGCCTGGTTGAAGGTTGAACTGGCAGCTTGTGAGGCTCTGGCTGAAATGGGGATGATTCCGCCGGAATCATATGCCACAATCAGGGAAAAAGCGGATTTTTCTCTTTCCCGGATTCAGAAAATTGAACGGAAAGTCCGGCACGATGTCATTGCTTTTTTGACTTCGGTCGGCGAGTTTGTTGGTCCTGATTCCCGCTATATCCACCTGGGAATGACCTCTTCCGATGTGCTTGATACGGCCCTTGGTTTGCAGCTGAAAGAAGCCGGTGAGTTGATTCTGGCGGATATAGAACGGTTGATGGAAGTTCTAGAGGAAAAAGCACATCAATATCAGGATTGCGTGATGATCGGCAGGTCACATGGAATCCATGCCGAACCCATAACTTTTGGTTTGAAACTGGCCATCTGGTTTGATGAAATCAAGCGCCAGCGGCGGCGTTTTGTCCTGGCCTTGGAAGATGTATCCGTGGGAAAAATTTCCGGCGCGGTGGGAACCTTCGCCAATATAGTTCCCGAAGTTGAAGAACGTGTCTGCCATAAATTGGGTTTGTCGCCGGCACCGGCATCCAGCCAGATTGTTCAGCGTGACCGTCAAGCATCTTTTTTTACGGTTCTGGCCCTGCTGGCCGGATCGATTGAAAAGTTTGCCATGGAGATCAGGCACCTGCAGCGAACCGAAGTTGGCGAGGTGGAGGAAT
This sequence is a window from Pseudomonadota bacterium. Protein-coding genes within it:
- a CDS encoding universal stress protein; amino-acid sequence: MRKFKKVLIAVDFSEITRDVVGVGCHFAREYGAQVDFLHVVEEGFLLLGLDGMALPAEDLESIQMVVEARKTAGREKMEEMEKIARKYDLSSINSAIVEGHPATTIVDEAHDRQIDAVFVGSHGWSGIKRFLMGSVASKVLKNARCSVMIIRPEREEVKE
- the purB gene encoding adenylosuccinate lyase yields the protein MIDRYTRPEMGEIWSEENKYRAWLKVELAACEALAEMGMIPPESYATIREKADFSLSRIQKIERKVRHDVIAFLTSVGEFVGPDSRYIHLGMTSSDVLDTALGLQLKEAGELILADIERLMEVLEEKAHQYQDCVMIGRSHGIHAEPITFGLKLAIWFDEIKRQRRRFVLALEDVSVGKISGAVGTFANIVPEVEERVCHKLGLSPAPASSQIVQRDRQASFFTVLALLAGSIEKFAMEIRHLQRTEVGEVEEYFHAGQKGSSAMPHKRNPILSENICGLARLVRSNSLAAMENMSLWHERDISHSSVERVIGPDSTILIDFILQRFIGVMDKLVVYPERMLENLQLTGGTIYSQGVLLALARRGISREQAYAWVQINAMDSFKKGTSFKDNLLNDHEVMKVLSADEIENLFKVEHHLRQIPVIFRRVFGE
- a CDS encoding nitronate monooxygenase: MNLPGWKMGDRFVDLPIIQGGMAVSVSTAELACAVADEGGIGVIGATGLSMEEVKRQLQEARAMTKGILGLNIMVAARSFKEVIYESVRQKVDVIIAGAGFSKDVFGICKEWKTPLITMVSSVKAAKLAERLGAAAVIVEGRDAGGHLGTEDKTEDLLPAICKAISIPAIAAGGFVDGKAISRVMEKGAAGVQMGTRFLLSSECTVHDNFKELLLKSKISDLVRILSPVGLPANAIKTPLVEKLLAGDQSIRPDKCNGCLKHCSGSFCILEALKRARNGDYERGLFFTGSNFPAIKKILSVKEIIGGLMEEASARINGNELSVNP
- the hflX gene encoding GTPase HflX; this translates as MPAIEGNLTGLKPKQVKNLEKIFRRHLNQEQIISEELCRYLAGLAHETGRQIGILINRRGYITHVIVGTHQRITLPSLHEYRLGHGRLRGLRCIHVHLGSQPLDTEDLTDLAMLRLDLMGVINTTASGLPASLQLAHLKAGENRQQPAYEILEPISPYNISLPFSQLIQTMENEIATGFSHQTKAADKQRAFIISVGPEPRHVHEESVHELVELARGAQVQIAETYIQNRRINPRTLTGAEKLQEITISAMEQGIDLLIFNQELSPMQARRISEITDLKVIDRTLLILDIFARRAQSREGKLKVELAQLKYRLSWISEKTTALSRLTGGIGGRGPGETTLEIDRRRTRERIGTLEKRLKKMAKSRANARKKRKKNQLPLVSIIGYTNAGKSTLLNTLTKSSVFTEDLPFATLDPTTRRLRLPREQEIIITDTVGFIKRLPKDLLDAFRTTLEELNEADLLIHLVDAADEHLQEHIQVVENILSSLNLQDIPKMLVFNKADLISEAENQLLSKRYQGISIVAKDPKSAKILTNKLTDRLGHRIQHSRASSIKD
- the mazG gene encoding nucleoside triphosphate pyrophosphohydrolase, with product MKSQQPGILSDPVKAGNTTAEKFLRLQEVIRRLRSPGGCPWDREQDFVSMKPRFLEEVYELVDALEQNDFAGMREELGDVFFHLLFMVLLGEEGNHWDLDDVLDGIAEKLIRRHPHVFAQSGTIETSSQVLTQWDEIKKQVEGKNYQSLLDNVPQTLPPLQKAYVYGKKGRKVGFDWQSAVEVLPKVHEELRELEEAMAGNDRKAMAEELGDLFLVLTSLTRLLDFDPEGLVRAANRKFEYRFREMERIAGVQGSSLEQLSLEEKEILWQKAKKRQAQESS
- the serS gene encoding serine--tRNA ligase yields the protein MLELKFIRNNIDDVEQMLRDRNTDLDLSEFRSIDTRRRQLLTKTEGLKNKRNTCSDSIALLKKQKQDAGDQIAEMREVSREIKQLDAQISKLDDQLDSLIYMIPNMPHESVPVGSGEEDNPVVHTWGKRPSMGFEPLAHWTLGEQLGILDFERGAKITGARFTLYRGAGARLERALINFMLDEHTTHQGYTEILPPFIVNKTSMTGTGQLPKFADDLFKLEGMDYYLIPTAEVPVTNIYQNEILEVHELPVYFTAYTPCFRREAGSYGKDTRGLIRQHQFNKVELVKFAAPDNSYDELEKLLANAENILQKLNIHYQVVNLCTGDLGFSASKTYDIEVWLPGQGVFREISSCSNFEDFQARRANIRYRPKEGGKTRFVHTLNGSALAVGRTLVAILENYQQEDGSVVVPEVLRPYMGGMEVIR